A single window of Leclercia adecarboxylata DNA harbors:
- a CDS encoding iron-containing alcohol dehydrogenase produces MLTINSTIISGAGAIPALAPLLAGKTRLLLVTDGNIARLDAARAIRALLEADNRSVSVIESVPPEPTNHDVRALLAEINNTDFDLVVGVGGGSVLDVAKLLSVLCHPASPGLDALLAGEKPTLRLASLLIPASAGTGSEATPNAILAIPEQSTKIGIISPVLLPDYVALLPELTTSMPPHIASSTGIDALCHLIECFTATVANPVSDNAALIGLRKLLNNIETACAEPHNLAAKLEMLWASYYGGVAIAHAGTHLVHALSYPLGGKYHLPHGVANAILLAPCMRVVRPDAVEKFAQVWDLVPGADTSLSAEEKSHALVAWFAALVRRLNLPDNLETLGVPRDDIASLSDAALNVKRLMNNAPRQVSHAEVQGIYQTLFPEI; encoded by the coding sequence GTGTTAACCATTAACAGTACAATTATCAGCGGTGCGGGTGCGATCCCGGCCCTCGCGCCACTGCTGGCAGGCAAGACGCGCCTTTTACTGGTCACCGACGGCAATATCGCTCGTCTGGACGCCGCTCGCGCCATCCGCGCCTTGCTGGAAGCCGACAACCGTAGCGTCAGCGTGATCGAAAGCGTGCCGCCGGAGCCCACCAACCATGACGTTCGCGCCCTGCTGGCGGAGATCAACAACACCGACTTTGATCTGGTGGTAGGCGTGGGCGGCGGCAGCGTACTGGATGTGGCGAAACTGCTCTCCGTGCTGTGCCATCCTGCTTCACCGGGGCTGGATGCCCTGCTGGCGGGTGAAAAACCGACCCTGCGACTCGCCTCATTACTGATCCCGGCCAGCGCCGGCACCGGCTCTGAAGCCACGCCGAACGCGATCCTCGCCATTCCTGAGCAGAGTACCAAAATCGGCATTATCTCTCCGGTGCTGCTACCGGATTACGTGGCGCTGTTACCCGAACTCACCACCAGCATGCCGCCGCACATTGCCTCCTCCACCGGGATCGATGCCCTGTGTCACCTTATCGAATGCTTTACCGCCACCGTGGCGAATCCGGTGAGCGACAACGCGGCGCTGATTGGCCTGCGCAAGCTGCTGAACAATATCGAAACCGCCTGCGCCGAGCCGCATAACCTGGCTGCGAAGCTGGAGATGCTGTGGGCCTCGTACTACGGCGGCGTAGCCATTGCCCATGCCGGAACCCATCTGGTGCATGCCCTTTCCTATCCGCTGGGCGGCAAGTATCACCTGCCGCACGGGGTCGCGAACGCCATTCTTTTAGCGCCCTGCATGCGCGTGGTGCGCCCGGATGCCGTCGAAAAATTTGCGCAGGTGTGGGATCTGGTGCCGGGTGCGGATACCTCCCTGTCGGCAGAAGAGAAATCCCACGCGCTGGTGGCGTGGTTTGCCGCCCTGGTGCGCCGCCTGAACTTACCGGACAACCTCGAAACGCTGGGCGTACCGCGGGATGACATCGCCTCCCTGAGCGATGCCGCCCTGAACGTAAAACGCCTGATGAACAACGCCCCGCGTCAGGTCAGCCATGCCGAGGTGCAGGGCATTTATCAGACCCTGTTCCCCGAAATTTAA
- the dtnK gene encoding D-threonate kinase has protein sequence MNNLNREVVAIADDFTGANDAGVSLALSGKKVSVAFQTPFTGDTDALVINSESRALRASEAAEKLTHYAAEINAAKWLVKKIDSTLRGNPGAEVEALLRLSGQRQAIIAPAFPAAGRTTRNGVCLVNGVPVTETEFASDPKTPVRHAHIAAVLAEQTRLNSVVVTPQQLTAALHSDAQLVIVDAQSDDELDQIISAAFTCDERPLLVGSAGLCDALARRLATPRQLLAVIGSMSEIAQQQIQRVGTQHNVSRVLIDINDVFSDALAGYQQQIAAALAAGQHCVVHTCADTQARHQIDTLCQQRGLSRAALGETISAFLGELTRRVLESHSPAALYVSGGDVAMAVASALNAQGFAIRGQVAQCVPFGRFLGCRWQGPVMTKAGGFGTETTLLEVLHFIEEKMSD, from the coding sequence ATGAACAACCTGAACAGAGAAGTGGTGGCGATCGCCGATGACTTTACCGGTGCGAACGACGCGGGGGTTAGCCTGGCATTAAGCGGTAAAAAAGTCAGCGTGGCGTTTCAGACTCCCTTTACCGGCGACACCGATGCGCTGGTTATTAATAGCGAGAGTCGTGCGCTTCGGGCATCAGAGGCCGCTGAAAAGCTGACGCACTACGCTGCCGAGATTAACGCCGCGAAATGGCTGGTGAAGAAAATCGACTCCACCCTGCGCGGCAACCCGGGGGCAGAGGTGGAGGCGCTGCTGCGTCTCAGCGGTCAGCGTCAGGCCATTATCGCCCCGGCCTTCCCGGCGGCGGGGCGCACCACGCGAAACGGCGTATGCCTGGTTAACGGCGTGCCGGTCACAGAGACCGAATTTGCCAGCGACCCGAAAACCCCGGTGCGTCATGCCCACATTGCGGCGGTGCTGGCGGAGCAAACCCGGCTTAACAGCGTGGTCGTCACCCCGCAGCAGCTGACGGCAGCACTACATAGTGATGCGCAGCTGGTGATTGTCGATGCGCAGAGCGACGACGAGCTGGATCAGATTATCAGTGCGGCCTTTACCTGCGATGAACGCCCGCTGCTGGTGGGCTCCGCCGGGCTGTGCGATGCCCTGGCGCGCCGTCTGGCGACGCCGCGTCAGCTGCTGGCGGTTATCGGTTCGATGAGTGAGATTGCTCAGCAGCAGATCCAGCGGGTGGGCACTCAGCATAACGTCAGCAGGGTACTTATAGATATCAATGATGTGTTCAGCGATGCGCTGGCGGGCTATCAGCAGCAAATCGCTGCTGCGCTGGCGGCAGGCCAGCACTGCGTGGTGCATACCTGCGCCGATACACAGGCCCGGCATCAGATCGACACCCTGTGTCAGCAGCGCGGGTTAAGCCGTGCCGCGCTCGGGGAGACCATCAGCGCGTTTCTTGGCGAGCTCACGCGCAGGGTGCTGGAGAGCCATAGCCCGGCGGCGCTGTACGTCTCCGGGGGCGACGTGGCAATGGCGGTCGCCAGCGCGCTCAACGCGCAAGGATTTGCCATACGCGGACAAGTGGCGCAGTGCGTGCCGTTTGGTCGGTTTTTGGGTTGTCGCTGGCAGGGGCCAGTCATGACCAAAGCGGGTGGTTTTGGTACTGAAACCACGCTGCTTGAGGTTTTGCATTTTATCGAGGAGAAGATGAGTGACTAA
- a CDS encoding D-threonate 4-phosphate dehydrogenase, protein MTNIIAVTMGDPAGIGPEIIIKSLTGGELSGAPLVVVGCARTLQRVLEKGITAPAELRVITRVSEAQFGPAIINVLDEPLADPEALQPGVVQAQAGDLAYRCVRRATELAMAGEVKAIATAPLNKEALHLAGHHYPGHTELLAHLTDSKDYAMVLYTDQLKVIHITTHIALRKFLDTLNQDRVKTVIGIADTFLKRVGYKNPRIAVAGVNPHAGENGLFGDEEIKIVGPAVEAMKAQGLNVSGPCPPDTVFMQCHEGMYDMVVAMYHDQGHIPLKLLGFYDGVNITAGLPFIRTSADHGTAFDIAWTGKAKSESMTVSIQLAMQITRE, encoded by the coding sequence GTGACTAATATCATTGCTGTAACCATGGGCGACCCGGCGGGCATTGGCCCGGAGATCATTATCAAATCCCTGACCGGAGGCGAGCTGTCCGGCGCGCCGTTGGTGGTGGTCGGCTGCGCCCGTACCCTGCAACGGGTGCTGGAGAAGGGCATCACCGCCCCGGCGGAGTTACGCGTGATTACCCGCGTCAGCGAGGCGCAGTTCGGCCCGGCCATCATCAACGTGCTGGACGAGCCGCTGGCGGATCCCGAGGCGTTGCAGCCCGGCGTGGTGCAGGCCCAGGCAGGCGATCTGGCCTACCGCTGCGTGCGTCGCGCCACCGAGCTGGCGATGGCAGGCGAGGTGAAAGCCATTGCCACAGCGCCGCTCAACAAAGAGGCGCTGCACCTGGCGGGCCATCACTATCCGGGCCATACCGAACTGCTGGCGCACCTCACCGACAGCAAAGATTACGCGATGGTGCTCTATACCGACCAGCTGAAGGTGATCCACATCACTACCCATATCGCGTTGCGCAAATTCCTTGATACCCTTAACCAGGATCGGGTAAAAACCGTGATTGGCATTGCGGATACCTTCCTCAAGCGCGTGGGGTATAAGAATCCGCGTATCGCCGTGGCCGGGGTCAACCCGCACGCCGGGGAGAACGGTCTGTTTGGCGACGAAGAGATCAAGATTGTCGGTCCGGCGGTGGAAGCGATGAAGGCCCAGGGTCTGAATGTGTCAGGGCCATGCCCGCCGGATACGGTGTTTATGCAGTGTCACGAAGGAATGTACGACATGGTAGTGGCGATGTATCACGATCAGGGGCATATTCCGTTAAAATTACTCGGCTTTTACGACGGGGTGAACATCACCGCCGGGCTGCCGTTTATTCGCACGTCTGCCGACCATGGCACCGCGTTCGACATTGCGTGGACAGGTAAAGCGAAGTCTGAGAGCATGACGGTCTCTATCCAGTTAGCGATGCAAATCACACGGGAATAA
- a CDS encoding DeoR/GlpR family DNA-binding transcription regulator gives MKGYSRLEQIMDYLKGHNLVTVDQLVAATDASPATIRRDLIKLDQEGVISRTHGGVTLNRFIPSQPTTSEKMQRSLAEKHAIACAAASFVKAGDAVVLDAGTTMIELARQLTHLPLRVITSDLHIALFLSEFKQIEVTIIGGRIDDSSQSCIGEHGRRLLQNVWPDIAFVSCNGWDLQRGITSPTEEKAALKRDLIANARRRVLLADSSKYGAWSLFNVAHLNTLTDIVTDKRLDEGVQQTLSQLDATLTLAP, from the coding sequence ATGAAGGGCTATAGCCGGTTAGAACAGATAATGGACTACCTGAAAGGGCACAATCTGGTGACGGTAGATCAGCTGGTGGCGGCCACGGACGCCTCGCCCGCGACCATTCGCCGGGATCTGATTAAGCTCGATCAGGAGGGGGTTATCAGCCGCACCCACGGCGGCGTGACCCTGAACCGGTTCATCCCTTCACAGCCCACCACCAGCGAAAAGATGCAGCGCAGCCTGGCGGAGAAACACGCCATCGCCTGCGCGGCAGCCAGCTTTGTTAAGGCCGGCGACGCGGTGGTGCTCGATGCGGGCACCACCATGATTGAACTCGCGCGCCAGCTGACCCATCTGCCGCTGCGCGTCATCACCAGCGATCTGCATATCGCCCTGTTTCTGTCCGAGTTTAAGCAGATTGAGGTGACGATCATTGGCGGGCGCATCGACGACTCGAGCCAGTCCTGCATTGGCGAGCACGGTCGCCGCCTGCTGCAAAACGTCTGGCCGGATATCGCCTTTGTCAGCTGTAACGGCTGGGATCTGCAGCGCGGCATCACCTCGCCGACGGAAGAGAAAGCGGCCCTGAAGCGGGATCTGATCGCCAACGCCCGCCGCCGGGTGCTGCTGGCCGACAGCTCGAAATATGGCGCCTGGTCGCTGTTTAACGTGGCTCACCTCAACACCCTGACCGATATTGTCACCGACAAACGGCTGGACGAAGGGGTGCAACAGACCCTAAGCCAGCTGGATGCCACCCTGACCTTAGCGCCTTAA
- a CDS encoding L-lactate dehydrogenase yields the protein MNTKARKVMIIGAGNVGTSAAYALLNQNICEELLLVDINQPRSEGHAWDLSDAAAFMPGMMTISTREASDCADVDIAVITVSGGALKPGQTRLDELTATASIVKNIVPQMMAGGFNGIFLIATNPCDIITWQVWQLSGLPRQQVIGTGVWLDTTRLRRTLAQALDIGAQSIDAFILGEHGDTQFPVWSHSAVYGSPIADVYQRHTGKTLDFDELAERVRKQGFEIYARKGCTEYGIAATIAEICRNIFTGSHRALAISCILEGEYGVDGVAIGVPAVLAQSGVQQIIELKLAEDELQKFRHSAEVIKANIARLP from the coding sequence ATGAACACCAAAGCCCGCAAAGTGATGATTATCGGCGCCGGAAACGTCGGTACCTCCGCCGCCTACGCCCTGCTGAACCAGAATATCTGTGAAGAGCTGCTGCTGGTGGATATCAACCAGCCGCGCAGTGAAGGCCACGCCTGGGATCTGTCGGATGCCGCCGCCTTTATGCCCGGGATGATGACCATCTCCACCCGTGAGGCGAGCGACTGTGCCGATGTGGATATCGCGGTGATCACCGTCTCCGGCGGCGCCCTCAAACCGGGGCAGACGCGGCTGGATGAGCTGACCGCCACCGCCAGCATTGTGAAAAACATTGTCCCGCAAATGATGGCGGGCGGGTTTAACGGCATTTTTCTGATCGCGACCAACCCGTGCGACATCATCACCTGGCAGGTGTGGCAGCTCTCCGGCCTGCCGCGTCAGCAGGTCATTGGTACCGGCGTCTGGCTGGATACTACCCGCCTGCGACGGACCCTGGCGCAGGCGCTGGATATCGGCGCGCAGAGCATCGACGCCTTTATTCTGGGTGAGCACGGGGATACGCAGTTCCCGGTCTGGTCGCATTCGGCGGTCTACGGCTCGCCGATTGCTGACGTTTATCAGCGTCACACCGGCAAAACCCTGGATTTTGATGAACTGGCCGAGCGCGTGCGCAAACAGGGCTTTGAGATCTATGCCCGTAAGGGCTGCACGGAGTACGGCATCGCCGCCACTATCGCTGAAATCTGTCGCAATATCTTCACCGGCAGCCACCGGGCGCTGGCGATCTCCTGCATTCTGGAGGGTGAGTATGGGGTGGACGGCGTGGCGATCGGCGTGCCGGCGGTGCTGGCCCAGAGCGGCGTCCAGCAGATCATTGAGCTGAAGCTGGCAGAGGATGAACTGCAAAAATTCCGCCATTCGGCGGAGGTGATCAAAGCCAATATCGCCCGCCTGCCCTGA
- a CDS encoding GNAT family N-acetyltransferase has translation MYSITSESPAHPDITNLIADLDSYQSTLYPAESNHLLDLTGLPEHSLIMMVIRDRQLNAVGCGAIVLNGDGSGEMKRVWIDPTHRGQRLGEKLLAALEDEALSRSCHTLRLETGIRQLLAIRLYERCGYQLCEAFPPYAPDPLSLFMEKALVADLRLAVL, from the coding sequence ATGTATTCCATTACCTCAGAATCGCCCGCCCATCCGGATATCACTAACCTGATTGCCGATCTCGACAGCTACCAGAGCACGCTCTATCCGGCGGAAAGCAATCATCTGCTGGATCTGACCGGGTTGCCGGAACACAGCCTGATCATGATGGTGATCCGCGATCGCCAGCTCAACGCCGTCGGCTGTGGGGCCATCGTGCTGAACGGCGACGGCAGCGGAGAGATGAAGCGGGTCTGGATCGACCCGACCCATCGCGGGCAGCGGCTGGGTGAAAAACTGCTGGCGGCGCTGGAAGATGAAGCGTTGAGCCGCAGCTGTCATACCCTGCGCCTCGAGACCGGCATCAGGCAACTGCTGGCTATTCGTTTGTATGAGCGCTGTGGCTATCAGCTGTGCGAGGCATTCCCTCCGTACGCGCCCGATCCCCTGAGCCTGTTTATGGAGAAGGCGCTGGTGGCTGATCTTCGTTTAGCAGTGCTATAA
- the ptrR gene encoding putrescine utilization regulator PtrR — protein MDLTQLEMFNAVAQTGSITQAAQKVHRVPSNLTTRIKQLEADLGVELFIRENQRLRLSPAGHNFLRYSRQILALVDEARMVVAGDEPQGLFTLGSLESTAAVRIPASLAQFNQRYPRIQFALATGPSGTMIDGVLEGTLSAAFVDGPLTHPELEGMPVYREEMMLVVPAGQPKVERALAISGHDIYAFRANCSYRRHFESWFHADRATPGRIHEMESYHGMLACVIAGAGIALMPRSMLESMPGHQQVEAWPLAENWRWLTTWLVWRRGAMTRQLEAFIALLNEDQPPAPSP, from the coding sequence ATGGATCTGACCCAGCTGGAAATGTTTAACGCCGTCGCCCAGACCGGCAGCATCACCCAGGCCGCGCAGAAGGTGCATCGCGTCCCCTCTAACCTCACCACCCGCATCAAACAGCTGGAGGCCGACCTCGGCGTGGAGCTGTTTATCCGCGAGAACCAGCGGCTGCGCCTCTCCCCGGCGGGTCACAATTTTTTGCGCTACAGCCGGCAGATCCTCGCCCTGGTAGATGAAGCCCGGATGGTGGTGGCGGGCGATGAACCCCAGGGGCTGTTTACCCTCGGGTCGCTGGAGAGCACGGCGGCGGTGCGCATCCCGGCCTCGCTGGCGCAGTTTAACCAGCGCTATCCGCGCATTCAGTTTGCGCTGGCGACCGGCCCTTCGGGGACGATGATCGATGGTGTGCTGGAGGGGACGTTAAGCGCAGCCTTTGTCGACGGGCCCTTAACCCACCCGGAGCTGGAGGGGATGCCGGTCTACCGGGAGGAGATGATGCTGGTGGTACCGGCCGGTCAGCCGAAGGTCGAGCGGGCTCTGGCTATTAGCGGACACGATATCTACGCCTTTCGCGCCAACTGTTCCTATCGCCGCCATTTTGAGAGCTGGTTTCATGCGGATCGTGCCACGCCAGGGCGCATTCATGAGATGGAGTCCTATCACGGCATGCTGGCCTGCGTGATCGCCGGCGCCGGGATTGCGCTGATGCCGCGCTCGATGCTGGAAAGTATGCCCGGTCATCAGCAGGTGGAAGCCTGGCCGCTGGCAGAGAACTGGCGCTGGCTCACCACCTGGCTGGTGTGGCGCCGGGGGGCGATGACCCGCCAGCTCGAGGCGTTTATAGCACTGCTAAACGAAGATCAGCCACCAGCGCCTTCTCCATAA
- the sad gene encoding succinate-semialdehyde dehydrogenase: MTTPSATHALSINPANGETLSTWPWATATEVGHALAQTDAAFRQWRSVPVAARAQKLRDLGTALRNRGEEMARMITREMGKPIAQARGEVAKSAGLCDWYADHGPAMLNTEATQVADAVIEYRPLGPVLAVMPWNFPLWQVLRGAVPIILAGDSYLLKHAPNVLGAANLIEQIFNDAGFPQGVFSQVNATNDGVSQMIADPRIAAVTVTGSLRAGAAIGAQAGAALKKCVLELGGSDPFIVLNDADLDLAVKAAVTGRYQNTGQVCAAAKRFIVEAGIADAFSRRFVEATAALKMGAPDAEENYLGPMARFDLRDELDQQVQATLAEGATLLLGGEKVAGAGNYYAPTVLGNVTPNMTAFRQELFGPVAAIIVATDADHALQLANDSDFGLSATVFTADAAMADRFARQLECGGVFINGYSASDARVAFGGVKKSGFGRELSHFGLHEFCNAQTVWKDRV, encoded by the coding sequence ATGACTACACCTTCTGCTACCCATGCCCTGTCCATCAACCCGGCAAATGGCGAAACCTTGAGTACGTGGCCCTGGGCGACCGCCACCGAGGTTGGACATGCCCTCGCACAGACCGATGCCGCCTTTCGCCAGTGGCGCAGCGTACCGGTGGCGGCGCGTGCGCAAAAATTACGTGACCTGGGCACCGCGCTGCGCAACCGTGGCGAAGAGATGGCCCGGATGATCACTCGCGAGATGGGCAAGCCCATCGCCCAGGCGCGTGGGGAGGTGGCGAAATCCGCCGGTCTCTGCGACTGGTATGCCGATCACGGCCCGGCCATGCTGAATACCGAGGCGACGCAGGTAGCGGACGCGGTGATCGAATACCGTCCGCTGGGGCCGGTGTTGGCGGTGATGCCGTGGAACTTCCCGCTGTGGCAGGTGCTGCGCGGCGCGGTGCCGATTATCCTGGCGGGCGACAGCTATCTGCTGAAACACGCCCCGAACGTGCTGGGTGCCGCGAACCTGATCGAACAGATTTTTAACGATGCCGGTTTCCCCCAGGGGGTTTTTAGTCAGGTGAATGCTACCAACGACGGGGTAAGCCAGATGATTGCCGATCCGCGCATTGCAGCGGTGACCGTCACCGGTAGCCTGCGCGCCGGGGCGGCGATTGGGGCTCAGGCCGGGGCGGCGCTGAAAAAATGCGTGCTTGAACTGGGCGGCTCCGATCCCTTTATCGTCCTGAATGATGCCGATCTCGATCTGGCGGTGAAAGCGGCGGTGACTGGACGCTATCAGAACACCGGACAGGTCTGCGCGGCGGCCAAGCGCTTTATCGTTGAGGCGGGGATTGCGGATGCGTTCAGCCGTCGCTTTGTGGAGGCGACCGCGGCGCTGAAAATGGGCGCGCCTGACGCAGAAGAGAACTATCTCGGCCCGATGGCGCGTTTCGATCTGCGCGACGAGCTGGATCAGCAGGTGCAGGCCACGCTGGCCGAAGGGGCAACGCTGCTGCTGGGCGGTGAGAAGGTGGCGGGGGCAGGGAACTACTATGCACCGACCGTACTGGGTAACGTCACCCCGAATATGACCGCGTTTCGGCAGGAGCTGTTTGGCCCGGTGGCGGCCATCATCGTGGCAACCGATGCCGATCACGCCCTTCAGCTTGCCAACGACAGCGATTTCGGCCTCTCTGCAACGGTGTTTACCGCCGATGCTGCAATGGCGGATCGCTTTGCCCGCCAGCTCGAGTGCGGCGGGGTGTTTATCAACGGCTACAGCGCCAGCGATGCCCGCGTGGCGTTCGGCGGCGTGAAGAAGAGCGGCTTTGGCCGGGAGCTGTCGCACTTTGGCCTGCATGAGTTCTGCAATGCGCAGACGGTGTGGAAAGACCGGGTGTGA